The proteins below come from a single Streptomyces sp. B3I8 genomic window:
- a CDS encoding cell division protein SepF: MAGAMRKMAVYLGLVEDDGYDGRGFDPDDDFEPELDPEPERERRRHEPSHQSLQSQRDESVRSVQSPAPRDPLPHAAPLPAESGRPARIAPVASITQERASLEKNAPVIMPKVVSEREPYRITTLHPRTYNEARTIGEHFREGTPVIMNLTEMDDTDAKRLVDFAAGLVFGLHGSIERVTQKVFLLSPANVDVTAEDKARIAEGGFFNQS, from the coding sequence ATGGCCGGCGCGATGCGCAAGATGGCGGTCTACCTCGGCCTCGTGGAGGACGATGGGTACGACGGCAGGGGTTTCGACCCCGACGACGACTTCGAACCGGAACTCGACCCGGAGCCCGAACGTGAGCGCCGTCGGCACGAGCCGTCACACCAGTCACTTCAGTCGCAACGGGACGAATCGGTACGATCCGTACAGTCGCCCGCGCCGCGCGACCCGCTGCCCCATGCCGCTCCGCTTCCCGCGGAATCCGGACGTCCGGCACGCATCGCGCCCGTGGCATCCATCACACAAGAACGCGCCAGCCTGGAGAAGAACGCACCGGTGATCATGCCCAAGGTCGTGTCGGAACGAGAGCCGTACCGCATCACGACACTGCACCCGCGGACCTACAACGAAGCCCGTACCATCGGGGAACACTTCCGTGAGGGCACCCCGGTGATCATGAACTTGACCGAGATGGACGACACGGACGCGAAGCGACTTGTCGACTTTGCGGCCGGTCTGGTGTTCGGTCTTCACGGCAGCATCGAGCGGGTGACGCAGAAGGTCTTCCTGTTGTCTCCTGCTAACGTCGATGTCACGGCGGAGGACAAGGCCCGCATCGCAGAGGGCGGGTTCTTCAACCAGAGCTGA
- a CDS encoding DivIVA domain-containing protein, which translates to MPLTPEDVRNKQFTTVRLREGYDEDEVDAFLDEVEAELTRLLRENEDLRAKLAAATRAAAQNQQNMRKPPEGQDGPPHQGGPHQQQGGPHQGGPHQQGGPHQQGHPQQGHPQQGHPQQQHPQQGMRGPGAPVPAGISGPPQQQMGGPMGGPPQLPSGAPQLPAGPGGGQGGPQGPGPMGQGPGPMGQGPMGGQPPMQQMGGPMGGPMGGPMGGPMGGPGQGPGGDSAARVLSLAQQTADQAIAEARSEANKIVGEARSRAEGLERDARAKADALERDAQEKHRVAMGSLESARATLERKVEDLRGFEREYRTRLKSYLESQLRQLETQADDSLAPPRTPATASLPSPSAPSMAPAGASAPSYGGNQSMGGPQGPSGPSYGGQQQMTPAMTQPMAPVRPQGPSPMGQAPSPMRGFLIDEDDN; encoded by the coding sequence ATGCCGTTGACCCCCGAGGACGTGCGGAACAAGCAGTTCACGACCGTCCGCCTCCGAGAAGGCTATGACGAGGACGAGGTCGATGCCTTCCTCGACGAGGTCGAAGCCGAGCTGACCCGGCTGCTGCGCGAGAACGAGGACCTGCGCGCCAAGCTGGCCGCGGCCACGCGCGCCGCCGCGCAGAACCAGCAGAACATGCGCAAGCCCCCGGAGGGTCAGGACGGACCGCCGCACCAGGGCGGCCCTCACCAGCAGCAGGGCGGGCCCCACCAGGGTGGACCGCACCAGCAGGGCGGTCCCCACCAGCAGGGGCACCCGCAGCAGGGACACCCCCAGCAGGGGCACCCGCAGCAGCAGCACCCGCAGCAGGGCATGCGAGGTCCCGGCGCTCCGGTACCCGCCGGCATATCGGGCCCGCCGCAGCAGCAGATGGGTGGCCCCATGGGTGGTCCGCCCCAGCTGCCGAGCGGTGCCCCGCAGCTGCCCGCCGGCCCCGGTGGCGGGCAGGGCGGCCCGCAGGGTCCCGGCCCGATGGGTCAGGGCCCCGGTCCCATGGGCCAGGGACCGATGGGCGGCCAGCCGCCCATGCAGCAGATGGGTGGCCCCATGGGCGGTCCGATGGGTGGCCCGATGGGCGGTCCCATGGGCGGCCCCGGTCAGGGCCCCGGTGGCGACAGCGCGGCCCGTGTCCTCTCGCTGGCCCAGCAGACCGCCGACCAGGCGATCGCCGAGGCCCGCTCCGAGGCCAACAAGATCGTCGGCGAGGCGCGTTCGCGTGCCGAGGGTCTGGAGCGGGACGCCCGTGCCAAGGCCGACGCCCTGGAGCGGGACGCGCAGGAGAAGCACCGCGTCGCGATGGGCTCTCTGGAGTCCGCCCGCGCCACGCTGGAGCGCAAGGTCGAGGACCTGCGCGGCTTCGAGCGCGAGTACCGCACGCGGCTGAAGTCCTACCTGGAGTCGCAGCTGCGTCAGCTCGAGACCCAGGCCGACGACTCGCTGGCTCCGCCCCGTACCCCGGCCACGGCCTCCCTGCCGTCGCCGTCGGCGCCGTCCATGGCTCCGGCGGGCGCGAGCGCCCCGTCCTACGGCGGCAACCAGTCGATGGGTGGGCCGCAGGGGCCCTCGGGGCCGTCCTACGGCGGGCAGCAGCAGATGACGCCGGCGATGACGCAGCCGATGGCGCCGGTGCGGCCGCAGGGCCCGTCTCCGATGGGTCAGGCCCCCTCGCCGATGCGCGGATTCCTGATCGACGAGGACGACAACTGA
- the pgeF gene encoding peptidoglycan editing factor PgeF has protein sequence MIGPLDAPDPSGAHFAFTDRWGGVSAAPYEELNLGGAVGDDPDAVRANRELAAKSLGIDPGAVVWMNQVHGADVAVVDGPWDSGTAELPAVDALVTTRRGLALAVLTADCVPVLLADPVAGVAAAAHAGRPGMVAGVVPAAVRAMTALGAEPSRITARTGPAVCGRCYEVPEAMRAEVAAVEPAAHSETSWGTPALDVAAGVHAQLERLGVRDRTRSTVCTRESRDHYSYRRDRTTGRLAGYVWLD, from the coding sequence GTGATAGGTCCCCTCGACGCTCCCGACCCGAGTGGCGCCCACTTCGCCTTCACCGACCGGTGGGGCGGGGTGAGCGCCGCTCCGTACGAGGAGCTCAACCTCGGCGGCGCCGTCGGTGACGACCCCGACGCCGTACGCGCCAACCGCGAACTGGCCGCGAAGTCCCTGGGGATCGACCCCGGCGCCGTCGTCTGGATGAACCAGGTCCACGGCGCCGACGTCGCCGTCGTCGACGGCCCCTGGGACAGCGGCACCGCCGAACTCCCCGCCGTCGACGCGCTCGTGACCACGCGCCGCGGCCTCGCCCTCGCCGTCCTCACCGCCGACTGCGTGCCCGTCCTGCTCGCCGACCCCGTCGCCGGGGTCGCCGCCGCCGCGCACGCCGGTCGGCCCGGCATGGTGGCGGGCGTCGTCCCCGCCGCCGTACGCGCCATGACGGCACTCGGCGCCGAACCTTCCCGGATCACCGCCCGCACCGGCCCCGCCGTCTGCGGCCGCTGCTACGAGGTGCCCGAGGCCATGCGCGCCGAGGTCGCCGCCGTCGAGCCCGCGGCGCACTCCGAGACGAGTTGGGGTACGCCGGCGCTCGACGTGGCCGCCGGGGTGCACGCCCAGCTCGAACGACTCGGCGTACGCGACCGTACGCGCTCCACGGTGTGCACCCGGGAGTCGCGGGACCACTACTCCTACCGCCGCGACCGCACCACGGGGCGGCTCGCCGGCTATGTCTGGCTGGACTGA
- the ftsZ gene encoding cell division protein FtsZ — protein sequence MAAPQNYLAVIKVIGVGGGGVNAINRMIEVGLKGVEFIAINTDAQALLMSDADVKLDVGRELTRGLGAGANPAVGRKAAEDHREEIEEVLKGADMVFVTAGEGGGTGTGGAPVVANIARTLGALTIGVVTRPFTFEGRRRANQAEDGIAELREEVDTLIVIPNDRLLSISDRQVSVLDAFKSADQVLLSGVQGITDLITTPGLINLDFADVKSVMSEAGSALMGIGSARGDDRAVAAAEMAISSPLLEASIDGARGVLLSISGGSDLGLFEINEAAQLVSEAAHPEANIIFGAVIDDALGDEVRVTVIAAGFDGGQPPSKRDTVLGSSSAKREEPAPVRQAESRPSFGSLGSVTPKEAAPEPAPEPVHDLPAGPPVPPSRTYSDSAAEELDVPDFLK from the coding sequence GTGGCAGCACCGCAGAACTACCTCGCAGTCATCAAAGTCATCGGTGTCGGCGGCGGTGGTGTCAATGCCATCAACCGGATGATCGAGGTCGGTCTCAAGGGCGTCGAGTTCATCGCCATCAACACCGACGCGCAGGCGCTGTTGATGAGCGACGCCGACGTCAAACTCGATGTCGGCCGCGAACTCACCCGCGGACTCGGCGCCGGAGCCAACCCGGCCGTCGGCCGCAAGGCCGCGGAGGACCACCGCGAGGAGATCGAGGAGGTCCTCAAGGGGGCCGACATGGTCTTCGTGACAGCCGGTGAGGGCGGCGGCACCGGCACCGGCGGCGCGCCCGTCGTGGCCAACATCGCCCGCACGCTCGGCGCCCTCACCATCGGCGTGGTCACCCGGCCGTTCACCTTCGAGGGCCGGCGCCGCGCCAATCAGGCGGAGGACGGCATCGCCGAACTCCGCGAAGAGGTCGACACCCTCATCGTCATCCCCAACGACCGCCTGCTGTCCATCTCGGACCGCCAGGTCTCGGTCCTGGACGCCTTCAAGTCGGCCGACCAGGTCCTGCTCTCCGGTGTCCAGGGCATCACCGACCTCATCACCACCCCCGGCCTGATCAACCTCGACTTCGCCGACGTCAAGTCGGTCATGTCGGAGGCCGGTTCGGCGCTCATGGGCATCGGCTCCGCCCGCGGCGACGACCGCGCGGTGGCCGCGGCCGAGATGGCCATCTCCTCGCCGCTGCTCGAAGCGTCCATCGACGGCGCCCGGGGCGTGCTGCTCTCCATCTCCGGCGGCTCCGACCTCGGCCTGTTCGAGATCAACGAGGCCGCCCAGCTCGTCAGCGAGGCCGCCCACCCCGAGGCCAACATCATCTTCGGCGCCGTCATCGACGACGCGCTCGGCGACGAGGTGCGGGTCACCGTCATCGCCGCCGGGTTCGACGGCGGTCAGCCGCCGTCCAAGCGGGACACCGTCCTCGGCTCCTCCTCGGCCAAGCGCGAGGAGCCCGCCCCGGTGCGGCAGGCGGAGAGCCGCCCGTCCTTCGGCTCGCTCGGCAGCGTCACGCCCAAGGAGGCCGCGCCGGAGCCCGCCCCGGAGCCGGTGCACGACCTGCCGGCCGGCCCGCCGGTCCCGCCGTCGCGGACCTACTCGGACAGCGCCGCCGAGGAACTGGACGTTCCGGACTTCCTCAAGTGA
- a CDS encoding YggS family pyridoxal phosphate-dependent enzyme — translation MTDRRAQLAANLAQVQERIAAACAAAGRAREEVTLIVVTKTYPASDVRLLAELGVRHVAENRDQDAAPKAAACSDLPLTWHFVGQLQTNKVRSVLGYASLVQSVDRARLVTALSREAARTGREVGCLLQVALDAGESGRGERGGVGPDGIGELAALVDEAPGLRLDGLMTVAPLTGEYAGRQQAAFERLMDLSTVLRETHPAANMVSAGMSTDLEQAVAAGATHVRVGTAVLGVRPGLG, via the coding sequence ATGACCGACCGCAGGGCTCAACTGGCAGCGAACCTGGCACAGGTTCAGGAGCGCATCGCCGCCGCGTGCGCGGCCGCGGGGCGTGCGCGGGAGGAGGTGACCCTGATCGTGGTCACCAAGACCTACCCCGCGAGCGACGTGCGCCTCCTGGCCGAACTCGGCGTGCGGCACGTCGCCGAGAACCGGGACCAGGACGCGGCCCCCAAGGCCGCCGCATGTTCGGATCTGCCGCTCACCTGGCACTTCGTGGGTCAGTTGCAGACCAACAAGGTGCGTTCGGTGCTCGGTTACGCCTCACTCGTACAGTCCGTCGACCGCGCCCGGCTTGTCACGGCACTCTCCCGGGAGGCCGCGCGGACCGGCCGCGAGGTGGGCTGCCTGCTCCAGGTCGCGCTGGACGCGGGGGAGAGCGGACGGGGCGAACGCGGCGGCGTCGGACCCGACGGCATCGGGGAGTTGGCCGCCCTGGTGGACGAGGCCCCGGGGCTGCGGCTCGACGGACTGATGACCGTCGCGCCGCTCACCGGGGAGTACGCGGGACGTCAACAGGCGGCGTTCGAGCGGTTGATGGATTTGTCGACCGTACTGCGCGAGACACATCCTGCTGCGAACATGGTCTCCGCGGGGATGAGTACGGACCTCGAACAGGCCGTGGCGGCCGGAGCGACACATGTACGCGTCGGCACTGCGGTACTCGGAGTCCGCCCCGGGCTCGGGTAA
- a CDS encoding YggT family protein, which translates to MDVVVQVVYVVLMCFLVVLIFRLVMDYVFQFARSWQPGRAMVVVLEATYTVTDPPLKLLRRFIPPLRLGGVALDLSFFVLMIIVYILISLVGGALG; encoded by the coding sequence ATGGACGTGGTGGTGCAGGTCGTCTACGTCGTGCTGATGTGCTTCCTTGTGGTGCTCATCTTCCGGTTGGTCATGGACTACGTCTTCCAGTTCGCCCGCTCATGGCAACCCGGCAGGGCGATGGTGGTCGTCCTCGAGGCGACCTACACTGTCACCGATCCACCGCTGAAGCTCTTGCGGCGGTTCATCCCGCCGCTGCGTCTCGGGGGCGTGGCGCTCGACCTGTCCTTCTTCGTACTGATGATCATCGTCTACATCCTGATCTCCCTCGTGGGTGGTGCACTGGGATGA
- the murG gene encoding undecaprenyldiphospho-muramoylpentapeptide beta-N-acetylglucosaminyltransferase — protein sequence MHVVLAGGGTAGHIEPALALADALRRQDPTVGITALGTERGLETRLVPERGYELALIPAVPLPRKPTPELITVPGRLRGTIKAAEQILERTKADAVAGFGGYVALPAYLAAKRLGVPIVIHEANARPGLANKIGSRYAAQVAVSTPDSKLRGARYIGIPLRRTIATLDRAAVRPEARAAFGLDPNLPTLLVSGGSQGARRLNEVVQQVAPWLQQAGIQILHAVGPKNELPHVQQMPGMPPYIPVSYLDRMDLAYAAADMMLCRAGAMTVAELSAVGLPAAYVPLPIGNGEQRLNAQPLVKAGGGLLVDDADLTPDWVRDTVLPVLANPHRLYEMSRAAGEFGRRDADELLVGMVYEAIASRR from the coding sequence GTGCATGTCGTCCTCGCCGGTGGAGGGACCGCCGGCCACATCGAGCCCGCGCTCGCCCTCGCGGACGCCCTGCGCAGGCAGGACCCGACCGTGGGGATCACGGCCCTGGGCACGGAACGCGGACTCGAGACACGTCTCGTTCCCGAACGTGGCTACGAACTCGCGCTGATCCCCGCCGTCCCCCTGCCGCGCAAACCCACCCCTGAGCTGATCACGGTCCCGGGCCGGCTGCGCGGCACGATCAAGGCGGCCGAGCAGATCCTGGAGCGCACCAAGGCCGACGCCGTGGCCGGCTTCGGCGGTTACGTGGCGCTGCCCGCCTACCTGGCCGCCAAGCGGCTCGGTGTGCCCATCGTCATCCACGAGGCCAACGCCCGTCCGGGGCTGGCCAACAAGATCGGTTCGCGGTACGCGGCCCAGGTCGCCGTCTCCACCCCGGACAGCAAGCTGCGCGGCGCCCGGTACATCGGCATCCCGCTGCGCCGCACCATCGCCACCCTGGACCGGGCCGCCGTACGCCCCGAGGCCCGGGCCGCGTTCGGGCTCGACCCCAACCTGCCCACGCTGCTGGTCTCCGGCGGCTCGCAGGGCGCCCGGCGGCTCAACGAGGTCGTCCAGCAGGTGGCCCCCTGGCTCCAGCAGGCCGGCATCCAGATCCTGCACGCCGTCGGCCCGAAGAACGAACTGCCGCACGTGCAGCAGATGCCGGGGATGCCCCCCTACATCCCGGTAAGTTACCTGGACCGGATGGACCTCGCGTACGCCGCGGCCGACATGATGCTCTGCCGCGCGGGCGCGATGACCGTCGCCGAACTCTCCGCCGTCGGGCTGCCGGCCGCCTACGTCCCGCTGCCCATCGGCAACGGCGAACAGCGGCTGAACGCCCAGCCGCTGGTCAAGGCCGGCGGCGGCCTGCTGGTCGACGACGCGGACCTGACCCCCGACTGGGTCCGGGACACCGTCCTGCCCGTGCTCGCCAACCCGCACCGGCTGTACGAGATGTCGCGCGCGGCCGGTGAGTTCGGCCGCCGGGACGCCGACGAGCTGCTCGTCGGCATGGTGTACGAGGCGATCGCCTCGCGCCGTTAG
- a CDS encoding cell division protein FtsQ/DivIB, whose product MAGPTTAERGERHQPKKSGPPRPPLRRRLPRRRTLVLLTPVVLVLGTGLLWLLYGSPWLRAERVSVSGTRVLTPEQVRATARVPLGDALLSVDTDAIEARLRAELPRIDTVDVSRAWPHGITLKVTERVPVLVIGNTGATGATGATGTTEKGDGESGKDDKARKYVEVDKKGVRFATVSRVPRGTPRLELTVARGASARRFGTARLTRAAVDVAGDLPAEVARATRTVKVRSYDSVTLELGGGRTVLWGSAEQGRVKARTLTALMKAAPRARHFDVSVPTAPASSAS is encoded by the coding sequence GTGGCCGGACCCACCACCGCCGAACGCGGCGAACGGCACCAGCCGAAGAAGTCCGGCCCGCCCCGGCCGCCCCTGCGGCGGCGGCTGCCCCGCCGCCGCACCCTCGTCCTCCTCACACCGGTCGTGCTGGTTCTCGGCACCGGTCTCCTCTGGCTCCTCTACGGTTCCCCGTGGCTGCGCGCCGAGCGGGTCTCCGTCTCCGGCACCCGGGTGCTCACCCCGGAGCAGGTGCGCGCGACGGCCCGCGTGCCGCTCGGCGACGCGCTGCTGTCGGTCGACACGGACGCGATCGAGGCGCGGCTGCGCGCGGAATTGCCCCGTATCGACACCGTCGACGTGTCCCGCGCCTGGCCGCACGGAATCACGCTGAAAGTCACGGAGCGTGTCCCGGTTCTCGTGATCGGGAATACGGGCGCGACGGGGGCGACGGGCGCGACGGGGACGACGGAAAAGGGGGACGGCGAAAGCGGTAAAGATGATAAAGCGAGAAAATATGTCGAAGTGGACAAAAAGGGCGTCCGCTTCGCCACTGTCTCCCGCGTTCCCCGTGGCACGCCCCGGCTGGAATTGACCGTGGCCCGCGGCGCCTCCGCCCGCCGCTTCGGCACCGCGCGGCTGACGCGCGCGGCGGTGGACGTGGCAGGCGACCTCCCGGCCGAGGTGGCCCGCGCCACCCGCACCGTCAAGGTCCGTTCCTATGACTCCGTCACGCTGGAGTTGGGCGGCGGCCGCACCGTGCTGTGGGGCAGCGCCGAACAGGGCCGCGTGAAGGCCCGCACCCTCACCGCGCTCATGAAAGCGGCGCCGCGCGCGCGGCACTTCGACGTGAGCGTCCCCACCGCCCCGGCGTCATCGGCGAGTTGA
- the ileS gene encoding isoleucine--tRNA ligase: protein MTAPTYRQVPAQVDLPALEHAVLDFWREQKIFAKSLEQSAGRPEWVFYEGPPTANGMPGAHHIEARVFKDVFPRFRTMRGYHVGRKAGWDCHGLPVELAVEKELGFTGKQDIEAYGIAEFNARCRESVTRHTDAFEELTTRMGYWTDLDDPYRTMDPEYIESVWWSLKEIYDKGLLVQDHRVAPWCPRCGTGLSDHELAQGYETVVDPSVYVRFPLTSGPLAGEAALLVWTTTPWTLVSNTAVAAHPGVTYVVATDGEEKLVVAEPLVGKALGEGWELTGQSFTGAEMERWTYQRPFELVEFTEPAHYVVNAEYVTTEDGTGLVHQSPAFGEDDLKVCRAYGLPVVNPVRPDGTFEEDVPLVGGVFFKKADEKLTEDLKERGLLFRHLPYEHSYPHCWRCHTALLYYAQPSWYIRTTAAKDRLLQENEKTNWFPERVKHGRYGDWLNNNIDWALSRNRYWGTPLPIWRCAEDHLTVIGSRAELTELTGTDQSGLDPHRPYIDDVTFACPQDGCGQTATRVPEVIDAWYDSGSMPFAQWGYPYKNKELFESRYPAQFISEAIDQTRGWFYTLMAVGTLVFDKSPYENVVCLGHILAEDGRKMSKHLGNILQPIPLMEQHGADAVRWFMAAGGSPWAARRVGHGNLQEVVRKTLLTYWNTVAFQALYARTSGWAPSAADPAPAGRPLLDRWLLSELHALTDQVTQSLEAYDTQRAGKLLSAFVDDLSNWYVRRSRRRFWQGDKAALRTLHEVVETVTKLMAPLTPFLTERVWQDLVVPVTPDAPESVHLSSWPEADLTAIDPELSQQMVLVRRLVELGRATRAESGVKTRQPLRRALIAANGFESLDRELHAQITEELNVESLASLSEVGGSLVDTTAKANFRALGKRFGKRVQDVARAVAGTDAATLSLALREGTASVEVDGERISLAPDEVIITETPREGWSVASDSGATVALDLEITEELRRAGLARDAIRLIQEARKNSGLDVADRIVLRWDAVEPGVVAALSEHSGLIADEVLATEFVRGEGDGSFGAPFTEESLTLTFRLRKA, encoded by the coding sequence ATGACAGCGCCGACGTACCGCCAGGTGCCCGCCCAGGTCGACCTGCCCGCGCTCGAGCACGCGGTGCTCGACTTCTGGCGCGAGCAGAAGATCTTCGCCAAGAGCCTGGAACAGTCCGCGGGCCGCCCCGAATGGGTGTTCTACGAAGGCCCGCCCACCGCCAACGGCATGCCGGGCGCCCACCACATCGAGGCCCGCGTCTTCAAGGACGTCTTCCCCCGCTTCCGCACCATGCGCGGCTACCACGTGGGGCGCAAGGCCGGCTGGGACTGCCACGGCCTCCCCGTCGAGCTGGCGGTCGAGAAGGAGCTCGGCTTCACCGGCAAGCAGGACATCGAGGCGTACGGCATCGCCGAGTTCAACGCCAGGTGCCGCGAGTCGGTGACCCGCCACACCGACGCCTTCGAAGAGCTCACGACCCGCATGGGGTACTGGACCGACCTCGACGACCCCTACCGCACGATGGACCCCGAGTACATCGAGTCGGTCTGGTGGTCGCTGAAGGAGATCTACGACAAGGGCCTGCTCGTCCAGGACCACCGCGTCGCCCCCTGGTGCCCGCGCTGCGGCACAGGCCTGTCCGACCACGAGCTCGCCCAGGGCTACGAGACGGTCGTCGACCCGTCCGTCTACGTCCGTTTCCCGCTCACCTCCGGCCCGCTGGCCGGCGAGGCCGCGCTCCTGGTGTGGACGACGACGCCCTGGACCCTGGTGTCCAACACGGCCGTCGCCGCCCACCCCGGTGTCACCTACGTCGTCGCCACCGACGGCGAGGAGAAGCTGGTCGTCGCCGAGCCCCTGGTGGGCAAGGCGCTCGGCGAGGGCTGGGAGCTCACCGGACAGTCCTTCACGGGCGCCGAGATGGAGCGCTGGACGTATCAGCGCCCCTTCGAGCTGGTGGAGTTCACCGAGCCCGCGCACTACGTCGTCAACGCGGAGTACGTGACGACCGAGGACGGTACGGGTCTGGTCCACCAGTCCCCCGCCTTCGGCGAGGACGACCTCAAGGTGTGCCGGGCCTACGGGCTGCCCGTCGTCAACCCGGTGCGCCCCGACGGCACGTTCGAGGAGGACGTCCCGCTGGTCGGCGGCGTCTTCTTCAAGAAGGCCGACGAAAAGCTCACCGAGGACCTCAAGGAGCGCGGCCTGCTCTTCCGGCACCTGCCGTACGAGCACAGCTACCCGCACTGCTGGCGCTGCCACACCGCGCTGCTCTACTACGCCCAGCCGTCCTGGTACATCCGCACCACCGCCGCCAAGGACCGGCTCCTTCAGGAGAACGAGAAGACCAACTGGTTCCCGGAGCGGGTCAAGCACGGCCGGTACGGCGACTGGCTCAACAACAACATCGACTGGGCGCTGTCCCGCAACCGCTACTGGGGCACCCCGCTGCCCATCTGGCGCTGCGCGGAGGACCACCTCACGGTGATCGGCTCCCGCGCGGAGCTCACCGAGCTGACCGGCACCGACCAGTCCGGGCTCGACCCGCACCGCCCGTACATCGACGACGTCACCTTCGCCTGCCCCCAGGACGGCTGCGGACAGACGGCGACCCGCGTGCCCGAGGTCATCGACGCCTGGTACGACTCGGGCTCGATGCCGTTCGCGCAGTGGGGCTACCCGTACAAGAACAAGGAGCTGTTCGAGAGCCGGTACCCGGCACAGTTCATCTCCGAGGCGATCGACCAGACCCGCGGCTGGTTCTACACGCTGATGGCCGTCGGCACCCTGGTGTTCGACAAGTCGCCGTACGAGAACGTCGTCTGCCTGGGCCACATCCTGGCCGAGGACGGCCGCAAGATGTCCAAGCACCTGGGCAACATCCTGCAGCCGATCCCGCTCATGGAGCAGCACGGCGCCGACGCGGTCCGCTGGTTCATGGCGGCCGGCGGCTCCCCCTGGGCGGCCCGCCGGGTCGGTCACGGCAACCTCCAGGAGGTCGTCCGCAAGACGCTGCTGACCTACTGGAACACGGTCGCCTTCCAGGCCCTGTACGCCCGTACGTCCGGCTGGGCGCCGAGTGCGGCGGACCCCGCCCCGGCCGGCCGGCCGCTGCTCGACCGCTGGCTGCTGAGCGAGCTGCACGCGCTCACCGACCAGGTGACCCAGTCCTTGGAGGCGTACGACACCCAGCGCGCCGGCAAGCTGCTCTCCGCGTTCGTCGACGACCTGTCGAACTGGTACGTGCGCCGCTCCCGGCGCCGGTTCTGGCAGGGCGACAAGGCGGCGCTGCGCACGCTGCACGAGGTCGTCGAGACGGTGACGAAGCTGATGGCCCCGCTGACCCCGTTCCTCACCGAGCGGGTGTGGCAGGACCTGGTCGTGCCGGTGACGCCGGACGCGCCCGAGTCCGTCCACCTGTCCTCCTGGCCGGAGGCGGACCTGACCGCGATCGACCCGGAGCTGTCGCAGCAGATGGTGCTGGTGCGGCGGCTGGTCGAACTGGGCCGGGCCACGCGCGCGGAGTCGGGCGTCAAGACCCGGCAGCCGCTGCGACGGGCGCTGATCGCGGCGAACGGCTTCGAGTCCCTCGACCGCGAGCTGCACGCGCAGATCACGGAGGAGCTCAACGTCGAGTCGCTGGCGTCGCTGAGCGAGGTCGGCGGGTCGCTGGTGGACACCACGGCCAAGGCCAACTTCCGGGCGCTGGGCAAGCGGTTCGGCAAGCGGGTGCAGGACGTGGCCCGGGCGGTCGCGGGGACGGACGCGGCGACGCTGTCGCTGGCGCTGCGCGAGGGCACGGCGTCGGTGGAGGTCGACGGCGAGAGGATCTCCCTGGCGCCGGACGAGGTGATCATCACGGAGACCCCGCGCGAGGGGTGGTCGGTGGCCTCGGACTCCGGGGCGACGGTCGCGCTGGACCTGGAGATCACCGAGGAGCTGCGCCGGGCCGGGCTCGCACGGGACGCGATCCGGCTGATCCAGGAGGCGCGGAAGAACAGCGGGCTGGACGTGGCGGACCGGATCGTGCTGCGGTGGGACGCGGTGGAGCCGGGGGTGGTGGCGGCGCTGTCGGAGCACTCCGGGTTGATCGCGGACGAGGTGCTGGCGACGGAGTTCGTGCGTGGGGAGGGCGACGGGTCGTTCGGCGCCCCGTTCACGGAGGAGTCCCTCACCCTCACGTTCCGCCTCCGCAAGGCGTGA